The Panicum virgatum strain AP13 chromosome 6K, P.virgatum_v5, whole genome shotgun sequence nucleotide sequence AGCACACCAGTTGAGCCTTTACATGAATCTGTTGGATTGAGACTTCAGAAATGGGGTGGACTTTGCCATTGCTAGGTAGGTGATGCTGGAAGACAACACATTTGTTTTGCTGGTTGTGCAGCTAATACATGTCTGAATCCATTGAGGCATTGAGATGGTGTGTTCTTTTCTTTTGATTTGTTCAGAGTTATGTCTTAATTATGGAACAATATAATACTGACACCATTTTTCTTGCAGTTTTCTATATTGACAAAATGCGTTGATATCTTCTGAATATCACATAAGAGACAATGTCCCAATTGATTAGCAGGAGTTATGATCCTGAAATACAGAGTTAACATTGAGCATGATGGTGTTCTTTGACTGCACTTGGCCCATGAGAACCAAAGCTTTTTCTGTAGCTGATGAAATCAAGAAGAGCCACTTGCAGCTTTTCTCTTGATAGATATTGTCAACTCTATCGTGGTGAAAACTACATCTTATTAAACCAGAGGCAACTGGGTAATGTTGTCCATCCATTTAAACAATTAGAAACTTATGGAAAAGTTCTTCAACTGAGGTATGGTAGTATCGAATTTTTCTGACTcgaattttcttatttttctttagAAAATACTCCCAACAAATATAGTCTGAGTTCACTGGATATATTGTTTGATGCTGACTTTTCTGTGAGCTATAGTTGTTTTTTTATCACATATACTCAAAAGAAGTCATTATGAATTTAGTGTATGGCAATGGTCATTACTGCTTTTATGATAAAAATTTGCCAATTTATTGTTTCGCATATATTTCCTGTCTCCCTCTCCAATTGATTGTACACAGTATGATAATCGGCCAATAAATTAGTGTATGGGGCTTGATGTCTGCCAATACATTGAAGATGAGGTCTATGGGTATCGGCTGATGCTAGGGGCAGGTCAAGTTCTTCCACATCGACACTGAAGCAAGTATATTTCCTGATCCATTATGTTCCCATTTCAGCTACAGCATTTGATATGAAATGCTAACATGATGCTTAGCGATTTCTATACTAGGGCACGATAGAAATGAAAGAGAAGCAGAGGACAAGggaacagagagggagagagacacTGTCTATGGTAATGAACCATATTCAACCTTTATTAGTTGTGTCATTAATTTTCTATGATTGCTTTATTTTTTTGGTGATTAGAAATTACTTCCCCATTAGAAGTAGTGATATGAGGATGACTACAATGTAGTATTTCCCTCACTCTGACTTTTTCTGCTGCTTCCTTTTGCAGACATCTTAAGAACCACCAAGTCTGCAATTATTACACCATCCGAGTGAATTTTATACCTAGAAGTGATTGACATTTCCTGTCATTGACCTCCTAATATTGCTATCTTTCTGCAGTATTTGTATCAAACAAAGACAAGGTGTTAATATGTCTTACTCTAAATGTATTCAAACAAAGACAAGAAGGTATTTTGTTTTTCAGTTTCTATCCTCTCTTTTCAGTGCAGCCTGTCAGCACATGTAAAAGCTGTTTAAAAGAAACAGTTGGCTGTACCTATTAGAATTACAAAATAAAGTTCAATAGAAACCTGATTTTGATGTTCAGAAATTTCATTCAATAAGAACTCTCGATTAATTGCCTGTGAAAATTATTAGTACTGGAGCAACGAAACGAGATAAATCTTGTGAGGCCATATCACTATACATTTTCATAATTCTGTCATCTAGAAGCTATCATTTTTTAAAGTAAGATTGTCGGTGATTGCTTGCACCTCTGATGCGGCACCTTACTTACAGATCAGCTAGGACCAAGTTGCCATCACCGAAGAGCACACCTCCTTGCTTGATCCATCAGATGTTGTATATAATAGCCTTCATTAGCTCAGCTCAGCTCTTTTGATAATATGTGAAGATTGATTCAAATATTCATTGTACATTTGCAATCTGTCATTTGTGATGTGAGTGGTGAAATTAATACTTTTCAAATTTTATCactatatttgaattcaattttgcATAAGTTTTACGAAGTTGAATAACTCTTGTACATGAATTAGTATAATTTTTGttgcccgtagcaacgcacgcgCGTGATCTCCTCCCGTTCGCACGGGCACCGCTAGCGCTCCTTCCCTAGCCGCCGGCGGAGCAACTCCGGTGACTTGCCAAGGAAGGGGGTAAGCAGCGGCAgcttccttccccttccctcAGCCGCCCGTCAGTGATGAGCTCTGTTATGCTTATTCTGTGTTCGCGGTTCGAAACCAAGAAGGCATCGACACCACGGATCTGTTCTTCTCCGTGGGGGTGTTTGGGGGACGCCACCCAGTGGCCGTAGTGTGCCCCCGTTCCCCTCATTTAGCTGGATGGTAGATCCGGTTAACGGTCCATTAGTTTCACCTTCTGCCTTAAACTGGTTGATTGTTTCAGGTCCTGGATTGGACTTTTTCTCATCTTATTAGTTGATTGGAAGCTGAATTCTATACCTTGAACCTTATCGTCCCTTTGATAATTTGATTGGTGGGCTGGTGGCTGATAGAATTCACTGATCCCTGTCGATACTAGCTAAAGGTTTCAATCACATTCACATTGCTAGAACAACATACATTGCAGTAACTGTGAAATTGAATATTAGAGTAGGATGATTAAAGAACAGCGAGTGACTATTTCCTATCAGGGAAAAGtagattttttttcattcttATGGTTcatatctgtttttttttcttagaaAAAAAGGTAACTTTACTATTCTGGAGTCTGTACACAGTGTAGTCTATTGTTCTAGTTTACACTGCTATCACTTTTGGATCTTAGTTCCTCACTGCTATTTAGTGGCATCAGCCTTTTCACTAACTTAGTATTAattatgcaatgcaagcatgtaaattgttttcttcttcttgatacTAGGTATGAGTGTTGTCCCCTACCTCGATTGTTCCAAACCTGATAGGATTAACTACTGGTTTTGCAGGTCATATATCTGCACAAGATGAGCTTGACCACTCAGACTACACCTGGCTACCATGCAGATGAGAAGGGGAATGAGGAAGTTGAGGATTTCGGAATTCCACTTGGTTATATGTGGAAGATTGTTAATGAACCCAGATCGAACTatgagaagaaaaagagaagggcTCAAGCTGAAAAGGAAAAGGTATTGGCAGCCAAACACAATAAAAAGGTCTGTCCTGCCATGAATTTGCAAGCCAAGGGTGTGGCTACCAAAACCGATAATACGAGAAGTAAGACTGTGGCAACCAGTAATGACAATGAGGTAGCTAATGCAAAGGTCAACCCTTGCCTGAAGCAGATCTCTAGGCTTGTAGATGCACGTTTGGAGAGATCTGCACGCAACTGTTGTATGAGTTCGGTACGGTTTGATAAGGAAGGTCGGCTTGTGCTGGCTGCAGGATCAGATGGGAACATGAGACTCTCCCAGATTGATGGTGAAAACAGCAATGCCACGAGGGTCCAGACTGTGTCTCTTCCCAATTGTGAGATCAGCCAAGCTGCCTTTATGCCAAATGGTTCTGAAGTAATTGTTGCAAATGGTACACAATTTGTCTACTCCTATGATCTCGTGAATAATGCCTTGGTCAAGGCTGGTCCATTCCCAAAGTGGGAGGACAGACGTTTCTATAACTTTGAGGTGTCACCGGACTCAAGCACTGTTGCACTTGTCAGTAACAACAGAGGGTACATCCTTCTGGTCTCACCTAAAACGAAGGAAAAAGTTGGCATTCTCAGGATGGACGAAGACAGTCAGGCACGTTCGGTAGCTTACACGGATTGTGGGAACCAGCTACTGAGCACTGATGGTAGTGGTCATGTATACCTGTGGGATCTCAGAACAAGGAGGTGTGTTAACAAAACCATCGCCTGCCTGGATAACGCGCCGCTCTGCACTTCACTGGACAGTTCCTTGTTTGCTGTGGCTTCCAGCGATGGCTTTGTAAACATGTATGATAGAAGTGAGTTTGTCAGTGGTAGCAGTGAGCCGGTGAAGGTGATTGATGGCCTTACCAGTTGTACGTCTGTCGAGCAAGTAAAGTTCAACAATGATGCTCAGCTCTTGGCGATGATCTCGAGGGGTGGAGCACACGCGCTGAGGCTTGTGCACCTCCCATCCTGCAGTGTCTCTTCTGAGACCTGGCCAGGGACCGACCTCAAGTCACGGTTTCCTTGCTGTATGGATTTCAGCCCCAGCAGTGGCTTGATGGCTGTTGGGACCTTTTGTGGAAATGCTATGTTATTCAGGACGCAACTCCATGACTCAGCATGAGATCTCATCAAGTGACCTTTCTATTTCAGTCTGCGCCTCCTATATTGCTCTTGCATGGAGCATTTTAAGGCTAAAGTTGCAAATAATTTCACCTAAATTGACACAGATCTGCACATTCCACCACTGGAACACTGTTAACTCGGGCAGATATGAGTCAAGGTTTCTGTTTCTATGATCATCCTGATTGCATTGTGGTTAAAGAAATGAAATGGTTTCTATGATCTCCTAACTGTGAAACCATTGGACCTTGTGCTTTATAATAAACGAGGAAAATTTAATCATAATTGCTGAATCTGTGGGTTTCCTTAGGTAACATAAACAGAGGAAAACCACATGTTCTTAGTGCAAGATTAAGCTCTCATTTGCAGCATGCCAAAGATTTCAGACTGAAAGTATGTGTAGGTCTGAgggtagattttttttgaagcaaCAAACTTTCATTAGACAACTAGACTAGCACAGTCGCTGGTTACAATGTCCGAAACAAGCCCTGGGAAGTCATCAAGCCAAACACAAGCATTATCGGATGACTCCAGAGAAGCACTCAACTGGGCTAGTTGATGCGCTACACGGTTACAAACCCTTGGACAATACATTATATGATATACATCAAAGTTCAGAAAAAGTAGCATTCTTGCTTCCCTAAACACAACTGCATTGATGCCATTGTCCAACTCTTCTTTTAGCAAGGAAGTCTTCATATTTTGACAATCTGTCTCTAGGATAATTTTGCCCATGCCAAGATTTGTAGCAATCTTCAAGGCATTAGTGACAGCCATTAACTCTGCCTGAACAGGATCTTGGAGGTTATGCAATTTACCGGCTGCCATCATTCTTGGTCTCCCTTCACAATCTCTAACAACAGCTCCCCAACCACCATCTCCAGTCTTTTCACAGAAGGAACCATCCACATTTATCTTCAAGAAATCCCCTTCAGGTGGTCTCCACAAAGAGAGATTGGAGCTCTGATCATGTTTATTTCCCTTATTCATACAATCCTTAAAGTTCTTGAGGTGATTTCTATAAAAGAAGATCACATCATCCAAAATAAAGGAGCATTCTCCTTGAGATACTTTGTTACGAGTGGACCACCACACCCAAAGCAATGTCAGTATTTCAGTTTGTTGCTCATCATCTAATTTCCATATCTCCTCCAAAAGATGTTTTGCTGACGTGCAGTTAACAAGAAGAAGTCGAGCCTCTTCGAGATGTAGAGCACGCCATAATTGACGCACACATTTGCACCTAAGAAAAAGATGCCCTCCATCTTCATCTAAACAGTGGCACATTGGGCAAATAGTGTCCAGCTTCACCCCTCTTCTCTTTATATTTTGTCTTAGTGGTAAACTATTATGGGCCAATCTCCAAATGAAATGTTTCATTTTATTTGGGACTTTATTTCCATATTCGGTTCCAATTAAAACTTATGATGCCCCCACCTGAGGGTAGATTTGATGCAAAAGCATGTGTTCCATTTGTACAAGCGTAGAGGAAGGCTCTAGTTAAATGGAACCGTCAGCCGggcgtaggggtggtaaagggtccaagattttgaactagaaaatctaagggccagacgccgggctctaatcttatataattttgaactaaataatttaaaggTTTTGTTGGATTGTGAAGAGGCCAATAGGGCTATGGCTCGTTACCACCCCTAGCCGAGCGAGACAGCCCACGAAACCAGTTAAGCATCCAACCCTAGCCCATCCAGCCTATTAGAACCCATCTGTTCCACTCAACAAAAAAAAGCTGTCTGTTCTTCCTCCTCGCTCTTCGTCTTCCCCAACTCTGCCCACCcaccagccgtcgccgccggccaccattgCCCGCTACCAACTAATAAATCGGCGCAGGTATATCCCTAATCTCTCCATTTCCAGCTTTGTGCTGATTGAGCTCTCTAGCCCTAGCGTCATCTTCCGTCCGCTCGAGCCCCTGGAGTTGCGATCCCGCCACTTGCGCTCGTTGTGTTGCGTCCCGGGCGCTACCGGGTCGAAGTTCGGCACCGACCCAGCTCCTCGTCTCGGGACGGGGCATAAGactttctccaaccattcccccatccaactcctcaCAAACATACTATTTagtatattttactacctccctccaaaagattcctccccctataactccttctctccaaccattccccccatatctattccctctatatactatcactcattaactaactatttatttatcatttttgaatttagaaaaaaccatacagtatttgtactgtcataatataCATTATCATCATATTACGGGactcaaacgagattaatatcatgaaaaaaTGATGTGATTAGAGTATAGGGGAGATGTGATCTCCCTCCATATATGAGGAGAGATTCATCTCTCCCCCTACGTAGGGAGAGCTGTGGAGGGAGCTGTTGGAGCGCTCGCTCTCCCCCGCAGccccctacgtagggtggggggcATTCTAGGGGGCTCCGTTGGAGCTCGCCTAAGCACCTGATAGTCAGCACTCTCGTCGCTGGCCCCGTTTGCTTTGCCCAGTAATGTATTCAGCACCAAGTACAACAAAACAGTAAATTATTActttatactccctccttccccgtttataaggcatggtggaacatgacacggtcttctaaacaacactttgaccatttatttatcatatattatatcacttttgattataaacttataatcattgtaaaatatatttgattatgaatccaatcatatgaaatttgcattataaaaataaaaatttaatagtcaaattattggtcaaagatgacaatgtttgaatcttgatatacgtgtatgccttataaacagggaaggagggagtagtactACCTACATTGTTCGTTGATGACCACGGCCAGTGCTGCCCAGGGCATATTAATATATTATGTGTGTCCATATACCCGACAAAATCCATCTGAGCCTTCACTACCTTTTCTATTGCTCATGTTCAGCTATTCAATCCCAGCTATGCTGGTTCTGTGTTACTCCCTGTTTGTTTTTCGTAGAATAATTATATCATTAAAGTGAAAAAGAAATAAGTCTGCATATATGTTGTGTGGACTGTTACTTGCGGGTTTTGGGGTTGATTTCAGTAATTGTGTATTAAGTGCCAGCATATTTGTGCATGTGTCTGTTCATGTTACAGGCATCTCTAGACTGAAATTGATGAACTGCACACATCTTTCGTTATTTATTTGATTGATGATTGATTTGAGGGAAAATCTAAATTCTACAACTGGGTCTTGGGATGTGGATACTGATAGAGACTACATATTATTTTACTTAGTAACAAGTCTGCCCTGGGTTCCAACGACTATGGTAGTGCCTGTTAAGGGTATTATTAGTCATTGTACTCTAGTCTAGGGTTTAGGGTCTCTCATCTCTCTTGTACTCTTTATATAGCCCTTTGGGCATATCTCAATACATCAAGGCTCCATTTATGACATGGTATCAGGGCTACGGTTGTTCTAAATCCAGTCCGCCATCCTCATCGTCGTCGCTGCGCTGCCCCTGGGAGCTTCATCTTGCTCCTGGGGGCGGCATCTTCCTCCAGCCCCAAACCCATTTCTCTGTTTTTTAGTAATTGAGTCGCAGCAGCTGCTGTCCGCCTGTCGTGGAGAAGTTGCCGTCCATCCTCAACCTCCGGCTGCCGCCGGGCCTCGATTCGGCATCCCCGGGCGCAGATCGAGCGCCGCCGGGCCTTGATTTGGCTTTCCCGGCCGCAGATCGAGGGTGCCCAGTCGTCGCCGGCCCTCCCCCCTggcatagcagcagcagcagcacatctTCCCGCGGAGCCGTCCTTCTGTTCCTCTGCTCCGCATCGTCGCCGGCCCGTCGCGCGGATCCGGCCGTCTTCGTCCTCGCGGTCAGCGCAGCCTGTCActgccgccgtccgccgtccACTCGGCCCGTCGCGGCCGTTCTTGCGCGGCCAGTAGCGTCGCAGCCACCCGCGCGCGTCCatgcggcctcctcctccgtccGCTGGCCGCTGTTGCAGCCTCCTCTCGTCCCATCGCGCTGCCGCCCGTTGCCTTGTCCTCATCGACTGCCGCCCATCGCAGCTCGTCATTAGTGCCGCCGCCAACCCCTCCTGCCTGGCTGCCTACCCATGAGGTCAAGCCATTTGGTCCTGAAAGTGTCATATTGGGCCTCATTTTGGGTTGCTGGAGGCCCGGTTGAGGAGCTGCTGCTCTGTTCATTTGCTTGCAGCATGCCAgcattgcatttgcatcctTCTGCCAGTATCTACTGCCTATCTGCATCAGTCCATTGCTGCTCTATTTTGCTCGTTGCTTGCTTGTGCTTCTATCCATAGTATAATGTAATATTTCTGCTATATTCATCCAAGTCAGTGCCAATCCAAGTCCAATTTGATTGCTCCATAATTCTGCTGCTGCTAGGCCACTTCTATCCATCTTTTGCATATGCGTGCTGCTGCTATCTGTCTGTGTGCGGCTGTGCTGCTCTGCTCATCTGCTCATATGGTCGGCTGTCCATccatatcatcttttgcttgttgcttgctgctgcttgcATCCATCATCAGATTTTGCCTGTACCTGCTACTATCTTAGTCCTAATTGTCCAATTATGTCGTATCCATCCAAATCACTATCAATCCAAATCCAATTGCATACCTTCAGTTCGTCAATGCTATGCGTGCCTACATCCTAGTTGCCAAATCAgccatcattttctttttcagGTTTGCCATGATGTGTGGCAACCCATCTTCGTCGTCGTGGTTGATGCATCTTTGCCATTTGGCCTTTTCGTAGCCTTCTTGCTACATTTCATCACCAAGTGGCCTTCTTAGTCATCAACACGATAGTACCACAGCATGCCGTCTTGCATATGTGGTTTATCTCTATTCTCTTTTGGCTCGATTTGGCACATCACTAATCTCATCGGTTGCTAAGTTCAAAGTCTCCAAAGCAAGGTTCATGTTGAAGAGTCGATGTACTGGTTTGTGAAGACTCGGGCTATTCGCTGAAGTACGGTTGTGAAGGCAATaccctcttgtggaggagcCTCATCTACATCGATATGTTCAAGAGTTGCACGCTTTGATGACATCTTTGATTTGTACTTTGGATGTATCATTTTTCATGTTTATGTTTGAGTCTAGTGCTTAGTGTCAACTCTCCAAATGCAACGACATTGCATTCACGTTGCATTTGAGAGGGGGTGTTAAGGGTATTATTAGTCATTGTACTctagtctagggtttggggtctcTCATCTCTCTTGTACTCTTTATATAG carries:
- the LOC120711609 gene encoding U3 small nucleolar RNA-associated protein 18 homolog encodes the protein MSLTTQTTPGYHADEKGNEEVEDFGIPLGYMWKIVNEPRSNYEKKKRRAQAEKEKVLAAKHNKKVCPAMNLQAKGVATKTDNTRSKTVATSNDNEVANAKVNPCLKQISRLVDARLERSARNCCMSSVRFDKEGRLVLAAGSDGNMRLSQIDGENSNATRVQTVSLPNCEISQAAFMPNGSEVIVANGTQFVYSYDLVNNALVKAGPFPKWEDRRFYNFEVSPDSSTVALVSNNRGYILLVSPKTKEKVGILRMDEDSQARSVAYTDCGNQLLSTDGSGHVYLWDLRTRRCVNKTIACLDNAPLCTSLDSSLFAVASSDGFVNMYDRSEFVSGSSEPVKVIDGLTSCTSVEQVKFNNDAQLLAMISRGGAHALRLVHLPSCSVSSETWPGTDLKSRFPCCMDFSPSSGLMAVGTFCGNAMLFRTQLHDSA